GTACGCCCTGGACAACCGCGCCGACTTCAACCGCGTCATCCTTTTCTACGGCTGCCGCGAGCCGAAGGAGGTCCTCTTCCGCGACGAGATGGCCGGCCTCGTCTCCCGGGCCGACCTCGAGTGCCACCTGACCGTGGACACCGACCCCAACAAGACCTGGCCCTACAACGTGGGGGTCGTCACCACGCTCTTCGAACAGGTGGAGGGGCTCGACCCGGAGAAGACCTACGCCGCCATCTGCGGCCCGCCGGTGGTTTACAAATTCGTCGTCGAGAGGCTCCTGGAGCTCAACTTCTCCAAGGGGCGGATTCTGATGAGCCTGGAGCGGATGATGAAGTGCGGGGTGGGCAAGTGCCTGCACTGCAGCATCGGGCACAAGTACACCTGCCTGGACGGGCCGATATTCACCTACTGGGACGCGATAAATTTACGGGAATCCATCTGAGGCAACTCAGGACTCAATCCTGGAAGAAGCGAGCCCCTGACACGCCGCGGTCGCGCCGCCTGGGACGCCATCAACCTGCGCGAGAGCATCTGAACCGAGCCGGGGTGAGGGCTGCCGACATTTCCCCTCCCCCCTTGGGGGGGCGGGATAGGGAGGGGGGTGAAGCGGCCCCATCTCCCTTCTACGTAGAGGCGCGCCTACGGGCCGGGGTGAGGGTCGCCTCAAATCCCCTCTCCCTGTG
This genomic stretch from bacterium harbors:
- a CDS encoding oxidoreductase, with the translated sequence YALDNRADFNRVILFYGCREPKEVLFRDEMAGLVSRADLECHLTVDTDPNKTWPYNVGVVTTLFEQVEGLDPEKTYAAICGPPVVYKFVVERLLELNFSKGRILMSLERMMKCGVGKCLHCSIGHKYTCLDGPIFTYWDAINLRESI